The genomic stretch TATTCTATGTACGGCATGTATTCAGCTCCTCTTTTTTATTAGTTGGATTCTAGTAGGTAAAGTTACTGGCTATACGGATCCAATGCCTCTTTTTAAAATGACGGGAATTGTTGTGAGCGGTTGGATAGCTACGTGGCCTATAGCTGCCTTTATGCTTTTTATGGCAACAAAATTTACAAGTTTTGGAGCAGTGCTAGTAATTAATGTGATTTGTACACTTCCTAATTTGATGGTTGTAAACTCACAGAGGTTTAATCCATGGTATCCATGGGTACAGCCTTTTCTCGGTATGATGCCCCAAGATGATGGTATTTTTCAATTTTTATTCTTTACGCCAACAACATTACTCATTACTGTTTTAGGAAGCTTTATTTTCTTTTTCCTCAGTGGATTAACCTATTTTAAACATAAAGCTATCTAAATGGTGAAAAAACCCTTCTATTATATATAGAAGGGTTAGCCTGCTTTGGGTAAAGTAAAGCCGAGACCAAATACATCCCGTACATCATGCACGACAACAAATGCTTGGTCGTCCACTTTATGAATAATTCGTTTTAGCTCTAAAAGCTCTTGTTTGTTAATCACAATATAGAGTACTTGTTTGGCTTCTTTTGTATAGCTGCCGTGAGCTGTGAAAACAGTAACGCCACGCTCCATTTTGCTATTAACTTGTTCAGCAACTTCGTTTGAACGAGTTGAAATTATCGTTACCGCTTTGCGAGGATTCAATCCTTCAATAATATAGTCAAGCACCTTCGTACCAATGTAGAGGGCGATAACGGTATACATCGTTTTCTCTCCTCCAATTACAAAGTAGGCACTTCCTACAACGACTAAATCAATTGCAAGCATAGTTCTACTAATATTCCAATCGAAGTATTGGTTAGCCATTCGAGCAATAACCGCAGATCCACCTGAGGTTCCCCCACCTCTAAACACGAGGCCAAGACCAATTCCAACAAATAAACCAGCAAAGATGGCACCTAAAAGCGTATCGTCCAGCGGTGTTCCTGCTTCTTCAGTTAGATGTAAAAAAACTGAAGTAGAGACAATAGAAAGTACCGTATAGACAATGACGCGCTTATGTAAAAGTTTATATCCAACCAAAACAAGCAGTCCATTGATAATAAAGTTTGTTATACTTGGAGACCACTGGAACAAGTAGTAGGTAATCATAGTAATCCCAGTTACGCCGCCTTCTGCAAGTTCATTTGGAATGGCGAAATAGTTGATACCAAGAGCAAAAATTAAGCTGCCAAGTAAAATTAATATAATTTCTTTTATTCGTTTTACCATCATATACATCTTCTTTCTATTGTATTAATTTCATTCTGACGAAACTATCTCCATGACAATGTATTATATCAAGGAGACTACTGGAATGAAAGACTAGTTTTTTAAAAACGAAAGGTAAATCTTTTGACACGCTGAACTTCATATGGAAGAATGAAAAAGTTATAAAATAAATGAAGTATCCTAGGATAAATAAACATAATTTCTTCTTTACAAAAAGAACGTATGTTCGTTAATATGGATAATGAAAGGGGAGAGGAAATTGTATCAAGAAGAGCTAAAAGAATATGCAAAGCTTTTGATGCCGGAGCATGTAGAACAGATGAAAGAAATTTATCGTTCTCACTTAAAATTAGAGGCGCCACCAGTACGAACAAAAGGTAGAGAAGTTATTAGTCAAATCCTTCATACAGCGTGCGAACAACATCAGCTAGTTAATCTACACGTTTATGAAGGAAGCAGCATTCGAAAGTACAATCGCGTGACGATTGATTGTATTGATCAGCAATCAAACCGCCTGTTAGCAACGGGTCCTTATTATACATATTCTATTCGGGAAAGCTTTGTGGTTAACGCAATGCTTTGCATAGATTGAGCTACTTCAACTTTGAAGTAGCTTTTATTATATTCAGTGGCTTTGTATCTTTTTTAGAGGCTCTGCATATACTGATAAAAAAGCTTACGGCAGCACGAGAGAGTAATGAGTGTAGAAGTGTTCCGTAGCCATGTCAAGAAGAAGGGGAAAGCTATGCAAAATGAAAAAAGTCAAGTGAGAGAAATTGAGTTAACGCAGTTTATTAAAAGAAGGCTCGTTCGCTTTGCATCTAGTTTAGCTATTTCGTCAGCGCTAGCATCCATTTTATATATGTTGCTGTTTTTATTTAAATAACGAACTTCCCAATGGTTGTCCAAAAAAATGGACAACTTTTTGGTGTGGACAAATTTAAGTGGACAAACTCTATTTATCATAAAACAGTCATAAACGTTCAAAATTGACAGGTTTAGTAATTGATATGACCGTTTTATAACGTTTGGTTATAATAATCCACTTCATTATAAGTATACTGGAGTCTACATATTGAAGCACTTCCGTTAATTGTAAGTTTTAATTAAAAAACTTAAAAAAGTGAATGAATCTGATTTTTTATGATTGATTTTGATTGATTTGCATGTTAAAGTAAAACCATGAAAGATAAATGAAAACGCTTTTTTGGAAAAGGAGTCACGTTATGCTAACACCTGAAAGGCATCAGCTAATGTTAAAGCTTTTAAAAGAAAAAGAGCTTGTTAAAGTGCAGGAATTTATTGAAGTGACCGGTGCCTCTGAGTCCACAATACGTCGAGACTTAAGTCAATTAGAAGAGGAGCAGCTGCTTAAACGTGTTCATGGTGGTGCTTCATTAATTCAGAAAAAGCGAATTGAACTAAGCGTCATAGAAAAAGCTGATAAAAATGTAGAAGACAAACAAAGAATTGCTGAATACGCATCTTCACTTATCCATGAAGGCGATTGCATCTTTTTAGATGCCGGAACGACAACATATGAAATGATTCCATTTTTAAAGCAAAAAGATGTAGTTGTTGTAACAAATGGACTTATGCATTTAAATTTAATGCTTGAAGAAGGTATTAATCTTTATCTAACAGGTGGTGCTGTCAAACATAAGACTGGAGCTTTAATTGGAAACGGTGCGCTTTTAAGTTTAGAGCAGTATCGCTTTGATAAATGCTTTATGGGAGCAAACGGAATTCATCATCAATATGGATACACAACACCGGATCCTGAGGAAGCGCTCATTAAACAAACAGCGATGAAGTTATCTCAAGAGTCCTATATTCTAGCAGACTCAACAAAGTTTTTTGAAACCAGCTTTGCTAAAATAGCAGACCTACATGCAGCAACTGTTATTACAAATGAGCTACCGCAAGAGGTGCTTGTACAATATGCAAACAAAACAGACATAAAGGTTGTGAAATTATGATCTATACATGTACGTTAAACCCTTCAGTTGATTACATTGTACATGTAACAGACTTTCAAGAAGGCGAATTAAACAGAACAACAAGCGAAGTAAAGTTTCCCGGTGGAAAAGGGATTAATGTGTCTCGCGTGTTGAAACGATTAGGCGTTGAAAACAAAGCGCTTGGCTTTATCGGTGGGTTTACTGGAACTTATATCGAAGATTATTTAAAAGAGGAAGAAATTAAAACAGCTTTTACAAAGGTCAATGAAGATACTCGCATTAATGTAAAACTAAAAACAAAAGCTGAAACAGAAGTAAATGGACAAGGTCCTACGATTTCGGAAGCAGCTCTTCAGGAGCTTTTACAGCAAATCGCTC from Bacillus sp. 1780r2a1 encodes the following:
- a CDS encoding ABC transporter permease, which codes for MAIWDLVRVEVYKMYKSKMTIQLIIVSPLIAAMIAFQGSDKEFVPNHQWLTPLVLMCFMHSLFLLPLFTGVLASLSCKHEHDNGGWRRFLTLPVKRSQVYLSKFITIILCTACIQLLFFISWILVGKVTGYTDPMPLFKMTGIVVSGWIATWPIAAFMLFMATKFTSFGAVLVINVICTLPNLMVVNSQRFNPWYPWVQPFLGMMPQDDGIFQFLFFTPTTLLITVLGSFIFFFLSGLTYFKHKAI
- a CDS encoding YitT family protein, which produces MVKRIKEIILILLGSLIFALGINYFAIPNELAEGGVTGITMITYYLFQWSPSITNFIINGLLVLVGYKLLHKRVIVYTVLSIVSTSVFLHLTEEAGTPLDDTLLGAIFAGLFVGIGLGLVFRGGGTSGGSAVIARMANQYFDWNISRTMLAIDLVVVGSAYFVIGGEKTMYTVIALYIGTKVLDYIIEGLNPRKAVTIISTRSNEVAEQVNSKMERGVTVFTAHGSYTKEAKQVLYIVINKQELLELKRIIHKVDDQAFVVVHDVRDVFGLGFTLPKAG
- a CDS encoding YolD-like family protein, with the protein product MYQEELKEYAKLLMPEHVEQMKEIYRSHLKLEAPPVRTKGREVISQILHTACEQHQLVNLHVYEGSSIRKYNRVTIDCIDQQSNRLLATGPYYTYSIRESFVVNAMLCID
- a CDS encoding DeoR/GlpR family DNA-binding transcription regulator, with protein sequence MLTPERHQLMLKLLKEKELVKVQEFIEVTGASESTIRRDLSQLEEEQLLKRVHGGASLIQKKRIELSVIEKADKNVEDKQRIAEYASSLIHEGDCIFLDAGTTTYEMIPFLKQKDVVVVTNGLMHLNLMLEEGINLYLTGGAVKHKTGALIGNGALLSLEQYRFDKCFMGANGIHHQYGYTTPDPEEALIKQTAMKLSQESYILADSTKFFETSFAKIADLHAATVITNELPQEVLVQYANKTDIKVVKL